In Paenacidovorax monticola, the genomic window GGCCAGAAGGACAACCTCGTGATCGGCCCCTGGCTCTACAAGAACCTGCCCTGGGACCCGACCAAGGACCTCGTGGCCGTGGCCCACGTGGCCTACACGCCCGTGGTGATCGCCACGAGCAGCAACTCCAAGTTCAAGACCCTGGCCGACGTGGTGGCCGCCGCCCGCGCCACGCCGGGCAAGATCACCTACGGCTCGCCCGGCAACGGCACCTCCATCCACCTCGCGGGCGACCTGTTCGAGAAAGCCGCCGGCGTGAAGCTGGTGCACATTCCCTACAAGGGCTCCAACCCCGCGCTGATGGATGCACTGGCCGGCAACGTGGACCTGCTCGTGTCCTCGCTGCCCTCGGCCATGGGCCAGATCAAGGCCGGCAAGCTGCGCCCGCTGGCCGTGACCTCGATCAAGCGCAGTTCCTCGCTGCCCGACGTGCCCACCGTGGCCGAATCGGGCTTCAAGGACTTCGACGTGAGCACCTGGTACGGCGTGCTGGCCCCGGCCGGCACCCCTGCCAGCGTGGTCGCCACGCTCAACACCGAGATCAACAAGCTGCTGGCCCAGACCGACGTGAAGGCCGCCATCCACGCACAGGGCGCCGAGCCCGAGGCCATGACGGCCGCGCAGTTCAGCACGCTGCTCAAGACCGACTACGCCAAGTGGAAGGGCATCGTCGAGGCCTCGGGCGCCAAGATCGAGTAAGCGCACGGCACACCCCTGGGGCCTGCCTTCCCCAGGGGATGCATCGGCATGCAGATCACGCACCGCGTGACGTGCATCAAGGCACCCCGGGCCTTGCGCGGGAATACTCGTCCAGAAGCACTAGAGACTAGATTCTGGAGAACGCCATGG contains:
- a CDS encoding tripartite tricarboxylate transporter substrate binding protein is translated as MFRQLISFTALALALGTAAHAQTAAPAAAYPGAKPVRLIVPFPPGGGTDILARLVATKLTEVNKWTVVPDNKAGAGGTIGITEATKAAPTGYDIVMGQKDNLVIGPWLYKNLPWDPTKDLVAVAHVAYTPVVIATSSNSKFKTLADVVAAARATPGKITYGSPGNGTSIHLAGDLFEKAAGVKLVHIPYKGSNPALMDALAGNVDLLVSSLPSAMGQIKAGKLRPLAVTSIKRSSSLPDVPTVAESGFKDFDVSTWYGVLAPAGTPASVVATLNTEINKLLAQTDVKAAIHAQGAEPEAMTAAQFSTLLKTDYAKWKGIVEASGAKIE